One Arvicanthis niloticus isolate mArvNil1 chromosome 3, mArvNil1.pat.X, whole genome shotgun sequence DNA segment encodes these proteins:
- the Zswim8 gene encoding zinc finger SWIM domain-containing protein 8 isoform X1: MELMFAEWEDGERFSFEDSDRFEEDSLCSFISEAESLCQNWRGWRKQSAGPNSPTGGGGGGGSGGTRMRDGLVIPLVELSAKQVAFHIPFEVVEKVYPPVPEQLQLRIAFWSFPENEEDIRLYSCLANGSADEFQRGDQLFRMRAVKDPLQIGFHLSATVVPPQMVPPKGAYNVAVMFDRCRVTSCSCTCGAGAKWCTHVVALCLFRIHNASAVCLRAPVSESLSRLQRDQLQKFAQYLISELPQQILPTAQRLLDELLSSQSTAINTVCGAPDPTAGPSASDQSTWYLDESTLTDNIKKTLHKFCGPSPVVFSDVNSMYLSSTEPPAAAEWACLLRPLRGREPEGVWNLLSIVREMFKRRDSNAAPLLEILTDQCLTYEQITGWWYSVRTSASHSSASGHTGRSNGQSEVAAHACASMCDEMVTLWRLAVLDPALSPQRRRELCAQLRQWQLKVIENVKRGQHKKTLERLFPGFRPAVEACYFNWEEAYPLPGVTYSGTDRKLALCWARALPSRPGASRSGGLEESRPRPLPTEPAVRPKEPGAKRKGLGEGVSSQRGPRRLSAEGGDKALHKMGPSGGKAKVLGGTGSGGKSSAGSGSKRRLSSEDSSLEPDLAEMSLDDSSLALGAEASTFGGFPESPPPCPPSVGSRGPSTFLPEPPDTYEEDAGVYFSEGPEPPTASAGHPGLLSGEVCTRDDLPSTDDSGSGLHKTKEAAPAVGEDDDDYQAYYLNAQDGAGGEEEKAEGGTGEEHDLFAGLKPLEQESRMEVLFACAEALHAHGYSNEASRLTVELAQDLLANPPDLKVEPPPAKGKKNKVSTSRQTWVATNTLTKAAFLLTVLSERPEHHNLAFRVGMFALELQRPPASTKALEVKLAYQESEVAALLKKIPRGPSEMSTIRCRAEELREGTLCDYRPVLPLMLASFIFDVLCAPVVSLTGSRPPSRNWNNEMPGDEELGFEAAVAALGMKTTVSEAEHPLLCEGTRREKGDLALALMITYKDDQAKLKKILDKLLDRESQTHKPQTLSSFYSSSRPATANQRSPSKHGAPSAPGALQPLTSSSAGPAQPGTVAGAGPGPTEGFTEKNVPESSPHSPCEGLPPEAALTPRPEGKVPSRLALGSRGGYNGRGWGSPGRPKKKHTGMASIDSSAPETTSDSSPTLSRRPLRGGWAPTSWGRGQDSDSISSSSSDSLGSSSSSGSRRASASGGARAKTVEVGRCYKGRRPESHAPHVPNQPSEAAAHFYFELAKTVLIKAGGNSSTSIFTHPSSSGGHQGPHRNLHLCAFEIGLYALGLHNFVSPNWLSRTYSSHVSWITGQAMEIGSAALTILVECWDGHLTPPEVASLADRASRARDSNMVRAAAELALSCLPHAHALNPNEIQRALVQCKEQDNLMLEKACMAVEEAAKGGGVYPEVLFEVAHQWFWLYEETAGGSSTAREGATSCSGSGMRAAGEAGRGLSEGRGAPGTEPVTVAAAAVTAAATVVPVISVGSSLYPGPGLGHGHSPGLHPYTALQPHLPCSPQYLTHPAHPTHPMPHMPRPAVFPVPSSAYPQGVHPAFLGAQYPYSVTPPSLAATAVSFPVPSMAPITVHPYHTEPGLPLPTSVALSSVHPASTFPAIQGASLPALTTQPSSLVSGGFPPPEEETHSQPVNPHSLHHLHAAYRVGMLALEMLGRRAHNDHPNNFSRSPPYTDDVKWLLGLAAKLGDRHGDAAAAEPHSCPQPSSSPGLPPAGAALSAGVHAVHPSPLNPPDPCRLRRLCECDPQRPQRLLPDTHGHDAVQRHPAEPQAQQADQGAVAAGLSGDNHLLSLSLAPVGPYIGTQACGYGGPSHRGSHDSWLDRSSPLNSLVAQTGSCSWAVAWGQDVSDLRSLGLGETALSGRGRWVASGIYLAFINI; this comes from the exons ATGGAGCTGATGTTCGCGGAGTGGGAGGACGGCGAGCGCTTCTCGTTTGAGGATTCCGACCGCTTTGAGGAGGATTCACTCTGTTCGTTCATTTCCGAGGCCGAGAGCCTTTGCCAGAACTGGCGAGGATGGCGCAAACAGTCAGCGGGGCCCAATTCCCCCACTGGAGGCGGTGGTGGAGGTGGCAGTGGAGGTACCAGAATGCGAG ATGGATTGGTAATCCCATTGGTGGAGCTGTCAGCAAAGCAAGTGGCATTTCACATCCCATTTGAAGTGGTGGAGAAAGTTTATCCTCCAGTGCCAGAGCAACTCCAACTCCGAATTGCTTTTTGGAGCTTCCCTGAGAATGAAGAGGACATTCG TCTATATTCATGCCTAGCCAATGGCAGTGCGGATGAGTTCCAGCGAGGGGATCAGCTGTTCCGAATGAGGGCTGTGAAAGATCCACTGCAGATAG GGTTCCATCTGAGTGCTACAGTGGTGCCACCGCAGATGGTCCCTCCCAAAGGAGCCTACAATGTGGCTGTGATGTTTGACCGCTGCCGGGTCACTTCCTGTAGCTGTACCTGTGGGGCTGGGGCCAAATGGTGCACCCACGTCGTGGCACTCTGTCTCTTCCGTATTCACAAC GCATCTGCAGTCTGCCTGCGGGCTCCAGTCTCAGAGTCCCTGTCTCGGCTACAAAGGGACCAGCTTCAAAAATTTGCTCAGTACCTTATCAGTGAGCTCCCTCAGCAG ATTCTCCCTACAGCCCAGCGTCTTCTAGATGAACTCCTGTCCTCCCAGTCAACAGCCATCAACACAGTGTGTGGGGCCCCGG ACCCTACAGCAGGGCCCTCAGCTTCAGACCAGAGCACTTGGTATTTGGATGAGTCAACACTCACTGACAACATAAAGAAGACACTGCACAAGTTCTGTGGCCCCTCCCCTGTGGTCTTCAG TGATGTAAACTCTATGTACCTCTCTTCCACGGAACCCCCTGCTGCTGCTGAATGGGCATGTTTGCTGCGCCCTCTGAGGGGTCGCGAGCCGGAGGGTGTCTGGAACCTGCTTAGCATTGTTCGAGAGATGTTCAAGCGAAGGGACAGCAATGCTGCCCCCTTGCTAGAAATACTCACTGATCAGTGCCTCACCTATGAACAG ATCACAGGCTGGTGGTATAGTGTGCGCACCTCAGCTTCACACAGCAGTGCCAGCGGCCACACAGGTCGGAGCAATGGGCAGTCAGAGGTAGCAGCTCAtgcatgtgcaagcatgtgtgatGAGATGGTCACCCTCTGGAGGCTGGCTGTGTTGGACcctgccctcagccctcagcG CCGCCGGGAACTGTGTGCACAGCTGCGTCAGTGGCAACTGAAGGTGATTGAGAATGTCAAGCGGGGACAGCACAAGAAGACCCTAGAGAGGCTCTTCCCTGGCTTCCGGCCAGCTGTGGAGGCTTGCTACTTTAACTGGGAAGAGGCCTATCCGCTTCCTGGTGTTACCTACAGTGGCACCGACCGGAAGCTAGCCCTGTGCTGGGCCCGGGCCCTGCCCTCTAGGCCAGGAGCCTCTAGATCTGGGGGCCTGGAAGAGTCCCGGCCCCGACCTCTTCCCACTGAGCCAGCTGTGAGGCCCAAGGAACCTGGGGCCAAGCGCAAAGGATTGGGTGAGGGGGTCTCCTCACAGCGGGGTCCCCGCCGCCTCTCTGCTGAAGGAGGAGATAAGGCTCTGCATAAGATGGGTCCAAGTGGGGGCAAAGCCAAGGTACTGGGTGGGACTGGCAGTGGAGGCAAGAGCTCAGCAGGGAGTGGGAGCAAACGCCGGCTAAGCAGTGAAGACAGCTCCCTGGAACCAGATCTGGCAGAGATGAGCCTGGATGACAGCAGCCTGGCCCTGGGTGCAGAGGCCAGCACCTTTGGTGGATTCCCTGAGAGCCCTCCACCCTGCCCTCCCTCGGTTGGCTCCAGAGGACCTTCTACCTTTCTTCCCGAGCCCCCAGATACTTATGAGGAAGATGCTGGTGTATACTTCTCAGAAGGGCCTGAGCCTCCCACAGCCTCTGCAGGCCACCCCGGCCTGCTGTCTGGGGAGGTCTGTACCCGAGATGACCTCCCTTCCACAGACGACAGTGGCAGTGGGCTACACAAAACCAAAGAGGCAGCTCCTGCAGTTGGAGAGGACGATGATGACTACCAAGCATATTACCTGAATGCCCAGGACGGGGCTGGAGGCGAGGAGGAGAAGGCTGAGGGCGGGACTGGGGAGGAGCATGACCTGTTTGCTGGTTTGAAGCCACTGGAACAGGAGAGCCGAATGGAG GTGTTATTTGCCTGCGCTGAGGCCCTGCATGCCCATGGCTACAGCAATGAGGCCTCCCGCCTCACTGTGGAGCTTGCCCAGGACCTGCTAGCCAACCCACCTGACCTCAAGGTAGAGCCGCCCCCTGCCAAG GGCAAGAAAAACAAGGTATCTACAAGCCGTCAGACCTGGGTGGCTACCAACACTCTGACCAAAGCAGCTTTCCTGTTGACAGTGCTTAGTGAGCGCCCCGAGCACCACAACCTGGCCTTCCGAGTCGGCATGTTTGCGTTGGAGCTACAGCGGCCTCCTGCTTCAACCAAGgccttggag GTAAAGTTGGCATATCAGGAATCTGAGGTAGCTGCTCTGCTTAAGAAGATCCCGCGGGGTCCCAGTGAAATGAGCACCATTCGGTGCCGGGCAGAAGAACTTCGGGAGGGCACGCTGTGTGATTATCGGCCTGTCTTGCCCCTCATGTTGGCCAGTTTCATCTTTGATGTTCTCTGTGCTCCAG TGGTTTCTCTCACGGGTTCCCGGCCTCCAAGTCGAAACTGGAATAACGAGATGCCTGGAGACGAGGAGCTAGGATTTGAAGCAGCAGTCGCTGCCTTGG GCATGAAGACAACAGTGAGTGAGGCAGAACATCCCCTTCTATGTGAAGGCACACGTCGGGAGAAGGGTGACCTGGCCTTAGCACTCATGATCACTTACAAGGACGACCAGGCCAAGCTCAAGAAG ATTCTAGACAAACTCTTGGACCGAGAAAGCCAGACACATAAGCCACAGACTCTGAGTTCTTTCTACTCATCTAGCCGTCCAGCCACAGCCAACCAGAGATCTCCTTCAAAGCATGGGGCCCCATCTGCCCCTGGGGCCCTGCAGCCACTGACTTCAAGCTCTGCTGGGCCTGCTCAGCCAGGGACTGTGGCAGGGGCTGGGCCAGGTCCCACTGagggcttcacagagaagaaTGTGCCTG aaAGCTCCCCACATTCCCCCTGTGAAGGTCTCCCACCTGAGGCAGCTTTGACTCCACGGCCAGAGGGGAAGGTTCCTAGCCGCCTAGCACTTGGCAGTCGTGGAGGCTATAATGGTCGAGGTTGGGGCTCCCCAGGGCGGcccaaaaagaaacacacag GCATGGCCAGCATTGACAGCAGTGCTCCTGAGACCACATCGGACAGCTCTCCCACCTTAAGCCGAAGGCCACTTCGAGGGGGCTGGGCCCCTACTTCCTGGGGTCGAGGACAAGACAGTGACAGCATTAGCAGCTCTTCCTCAGACTCTCTGGGCTCCTCATCCTCCAGTGGAAGCCGTCGGGCGAGTGCCAGTGGAGGGGCCCGGGCAAAGACAGTTGAAGTTGGCAG GTGTTATAAAGGCCGCCGCCCTGAGAGTCATGCCCCCCACGTACCCAATCAGCCGTCAGAGGCAGCTGCACACTTCTACTTTGAATTGGCGAAGACAGTTCTGATAAAGGCAGGGGGCAACAGCAGCACCTCCATTTTCACACATCCATCTTCCTCAGGAGGCCACCAGGGTCCTCACCGCAACCTGCACCTTTGCGCCTTTGAGATTGGGCTTTATGCCCTAGGCCTGCATAACTTTGTTTCTCCTAACTGGCTCTCTCGCACCTATTCTTCCCATGTGTCCTGGATTACAG GGCAGGCAATGGAGATTGGCAGTGCAGCCTTGACTATACTGGTAGAATGCTGGGATGGGCACCTGACACCCCCTGAGGTCGCATCGCTGGCTGACAGAGCGTCACGGGCACGAGACTCCAACATGGTGAGGGCAGCGGCAGAGCTGGCTCTAAGCTGCCTGCCTCATGCCCATGCACTGAACCCCAATGAAATTCAGCGAGCCTTGGTGCAGTGCAAGGAACAG GACAACCTGATGTTGGAGAAGGCCTGCATGGCAGTGGAAGAGGCAGCCAAGGGTGGGGGCGTGTACCCTGAAGTGCTGTTTGAGGTTGCTCATCAGTGGTTCTGGCTTTATGAGGAGACAGCGGGCGGCTCGTCCACAGCCCGTGAAGGGGCTACAAGCTGTAGTGGCAGTGGGATGAGGGCTGCTGGAGAGGCTGGGCGGGGACTCTCTGAGGGTAGGGGTGCCCCAGGGACTGAGCCTGTTACGGTGGCTGCAGCAGCAGTGACAGCAGCAGCCACAGTGGTTCCAGTCATCTCAGTGGGGTCCAGTTTATATCCAGGTCCAGGACTGGGGCATGGTCATTCCCCTGGCCTGCACCCCTACActgctctccagccccacctgccCTGCAGCCCTCAGTACCTCACCCACCCAGCTCACCCTACCCACCCTATGCCTCATATGCCCCGGCCTGCCGTCTTCCCTGTGCCCAGCTCTGCATACCCACAG GGTGTGCATCCTGCATTCCTGGGGGCTCAATACCCTTACTCAGTGACTCCTCCCTCGCTTGCTGCCACTGCTGTATCTTTCCCTGTCCCTTCCATGGCTCCCATCACAGTCCATCCTTACCACACAGAGCCAGGGCTCCCACTGCCCACCAGTGTGGCTT TGAGCAGTGTCCATCCAGCATCCACATTTCCAGCCATCCAGGGTGCCTCACTGCCTGCTCTGACCACACAGCCCAGCTCTCTGGTAAGCGGAGGTTTTCCACCACCCGAAGAGGAGACGCACAGTCAACCAGTCAATCCACACAGCCTGCACCACCTGCATGCTGCTTACCGTGTTG GGATGCTGGCACTGGAGATGCTAGGTCGCCGGGCACACAACGATCACCCCAACAACTTCTCCCGATCCCCCCCATACACTGATGATGTCAAATGGTTGCTGGGGCTGGCAGCAAAGCTGG GAGATCGTCATGGAGACGCTGCAGCGGCTGAACCCCATTCATGCCCACAACCATCTTCGAGCCCCGGCCTTCCACCAGCTGGTGCAGCGCTGTCAGCAGGCGTACATGCAG TACATCCATCACCGCTTAATCCACCTGACCCCTGCCGACTACGACGACTTTGTGAGTGCGATCCGCAGCGCCCGCAGCGCCTTCTGCCTGACACCCATGGGCATGATGCAGTTCAACGACATCCTGCAGAACCTCAAGCGCAGCAAGCAGACCAAGGAGCTGTGGCAGCGGGTCTCTCTGGAGATAACCACCTTCTCTCCCTGAGTCTGGCCCCTGTAGGGCCCTATATAGGGACACAGGCCTGTGGCTATGGGGGACCCTCACACAGAGGGTCACATGACTCTTGGCTGGACAGATCATCCCCACTCAATTCccttgtagcccagactggcagCTGCTCTTGGGCTGTAGCTTGGGGCCAAGATGTCTCAGACCTTAGAAGCCTAGGGTTGGGGGAGACAGCCTTGTCTGGGAGAGGGCGTTGGGTGGCCTCTGGTATTTATTtggcatttataaatatataa
- the Zswim8 gene encoding zinc finger SWIM domain-containing protein 8 isoform X3 gives MELMFAEWEDGERFSFEDSDRFEEDSLCSFISEAESLCQNWRGWRKQSAGPNSPTGGGGGGGSGGTRMRDGLVIPLVELSAKQVAFHIPFEVVEKVYPPVPEQLQLRIAFWSFPENEEDIRLYSCLANGSADEFQRGDQLFRMRAVKDPLQIGFHLSATVVPPQMVPPKGAYNVAVMFDRCRVTSCSCTCGAGAKWCTHVVALCLFRIHNASAVCLRAPVSESLSRLQRDQLQKFAQYLISELPQQILPTAQRLLDELLSSQSTAINTVCGAPDPTAGPSASDQSTWYLDESTLTDNIKKTLHKFCGPSPVVFSDVNSMYLSSTEPPAAAEWACLLRPLRGREPEGVWNLLSIVREMFKRRDSNAAPLLEILTDQCLTYEQITGWWYSVRTSASHSSASGHTGRSNGQSEVAAHACASMCDEMVTLWRLAVLDPALSPQRRRELCAQLRQWQLKVIENVKRGQHKKTLERLFPGFRPAVEACYFNWEEAYPLPGVTYSGTDRKLALCWARALPSRPGASRSGGLEESRPRPLPTEPAVRPKEPGAKRKGLGEGVSSQRGPRRLSAEGGDKALHKMGPSGGKAKVLGGTGSGGKSSAGSGSKRRLSSEDSSLEPDLAEMSLDDSSLALGAEASTFGGFPESPPPCPPSVGSRGPSTFLPEPPDTYEEDAGVYFSEGPEPPTASAGHPGLLSGEVCTRDDLPSTDDSGSGLHKTKEAAPAVGEDDDDYQAYYLNAQDGAGGEEEKAEGGTGEEHDLFAGLKPLEQESRMEVLFACAEALHAHGYSNEASRLTVELAQDLLANPPDLKVEPPPAKGKKNKVSTSRQTWVATNTLTKAAFLLTVLSERPEHHNLAFRVGMFALELQRPPASTKALEVKLAYQESEVAALLKKIPRGPSEMSTIRCRAEELREGTLCDYRPVLPLMLASFIFDVLCAPVVSLTGSRPPSRNWNNEMPGDEELGFEAAVAALGMKTTVSEAEHPLLCEGTRREKGDLALALMITYKDDQAKLKKILDKLLDRESQTHKPQTLSSFYSSSRPATANQRSPSKHGAPSAPGALQPLTSSSAGPAQPGTVAGAGPGPTEGFTEKNVPESSPHSPCEGLPPEAALTPRPEGKVPSRLALGSRGGYNGRGWGSPGRPKKKHTGMASIDSSAPETTSDSSPTLSRRPLRGGWAPTSWGRGQDSDSISSSSSDSLGSSSSSGSRRASASGGARAKTVEVGRCYKGRRPESHAPHVPNQPSEAAAHFYFELAKTVLIKAGGNSSTSIFTHPSSSGGHQGPHRNLHLCAFEIGLYALGLHNFVSPNWLSRTYSSHVSWITGQAMEIGSAALTILVECWDGHLTPPEVASLADRASRARDSNMVRAAAELALSCLPHAHALNPNEIQRALVQCKEQDNLMLEKACMAVEEAAKGGGVYPEVLFEVAHQWFWLYEETAGGSSTAREGATSCSGSGMRAAGEAGRGLSEGRGAPGTEPVTVAAAAVTAAATVVPVISVGSSLYPGPGLGHGHSPGLHPYTALQPHLPCSPQYLTHPAHPTHPMPHMPRPAVFPVPSSAYPQGVHPAFLGAQYPYSVTPPSLAATAVSFPVPSMAPITVHPYHTEPGLPLPTSVALSSVHPASTFPAIQGASLPALTTQPSSLVSGGFPPPEEETHSQPVNPHSLHHLHAAYRVGMLALEMLGRRAHNDHPNNFSRSPPYTDDVKWLLGLAAKLGVNYVHQFCVGAAKGVLSPFVLQEIVMETLQRLNPIHAHNHLRAPAFHQLVQRCQQAYMQYIHHRLIHLTPADYDDFVSAIRSARSAFCLTPMGMMQFNDILQNLKRSKQTKELWQRVSLEITTFSP, from the exons ATGGAGCTGATGTTCGCGGAGTGGGAGGACGGCGAGCGCTTCTCGTTTGAGGATTCCGACCGCTTTGAGGAGGATTCACTCTGTTCGTTCATTTCCGAGGCCGAGAGCCTTTGCCAGAACTGGCGAGGATGGCGCAAACAGTCAGCGGGGCCCAATTCCCCCACTGGAGGCGGTGGTGGAGGTGGCAGTGGAGGTACCAGAATGCGAG ATGGATTGGTAATCCCATTGGTGGAGCTGTCAGCAAAGCAAGTGGCATTTCACATCCCATTTGAAGTGGTGGAGAAAGTTTATCCTCCAGTGCCAGAGCAACTCCAACTCCGAATTGCTTTTTGGAGCTTCCCTGAGAATGAAGAGGACATTCG TCTATATTCATGCCTAGCCAATGGCAGTGCGGATGAGTTCCAGCGAGGGGATCAGCTGTTCCGAATGAGGGCTGTGAAAGATCCACTGCAGATAG GGTTCCATCTGAGTGCTACAGTGGTGCCACCGCAGATGGTCCCTCCCAAAGGAGCCTACAATGTGGCTGTGATGTTTGACCGCTGCCGGGTCACTTCCTGTAGCTGTACCTGTGGGGCTGGGGCCAAATGGTGCACCCACGTCGTGGCACTCTGTCTCTTCCGTATTCACAAC GCATCTGCAGTCTGCCTGCGGGCTCCAGTCTCAGAGTCCCTGTCTCGGCTACAAAGGGACCAGCTTCAAAAATTTGCTCAGTACCTTATCAGTGAGCTCCCTCAGCAG ATTCTCCCTACAGCCCAGCGTCTTCTAGATGAACTCCTGTCCTCCCAGTCAACAGCCATCAACACAGTGTGTGGGGCCCCGG ACCCTACAGCAGGGCCCTCAGCTTCAGACCAGAGCACTTGGTATTTGGATGAGTCAACACTCACTGACAACATAAAGAAGACACTGCACAAGTTCTGTGGCCCCTCCCCTGTGGTCTTCAG TGATGTAAACTCTATGTACCTCTCTTCCACGGAACCCCCTGCTGCTGCTGAATGGGCATGTTTGCTGCGCCCTCTGAGGGGTCGCGAGCCGGAGGGTGTCTGGAACCTGCTTAGCATTGTTCGAGAGATGTTCAAGCGAAGGGACAGCAATGCTGCCCCCTTGCTAGAAATACTCACTGATCAGTGCCTCACCTATGAACAG ATCACAGGCTGGTGGTATAGTGTGCGCACCTCAGCTTCACACAGCAGTGCCAGCGGCCACACAGGTCGGAGCAATGGGCAGTCAGAGGTAGCAGCTCAtgcatgtgcaagcatgtgtgatGAGATGGTCACCCTCTGGAGGCTGGCTGTGTTGGACcctgccctcagccctcagcG CCGCCGGGAACTGTGTGCACAGCTGCGTCAGTGGCAACTGAAGGTGATTGAGAATGTCAAGCGGGGACAGCACAAGAAGACCCTAGAGAGGCTCTTCCCTGGCTTCCGGCCAGCTGTGGAGGCTTGCTACTTTAACTGGGAAGAGGCCTATCCGCTTCCTGGTGTTACCTACAGTGGCACCGACCGGAAGCTAGCCCTGTGCTGGGCCCGGGCCCTGCCCTCTAGGCCAGGAGCCTCTAGATCTGGGGGCCTGGAAGAGTCCCGGCCCCGACCTCTTCCCACTGAGCCAGCTGTGAGGCCCAAGGAACCTGGGGCCAAGCGCAAAGGATTGGGTGAGGGGGTCTCCTCACAGCGGGGTCCCCGCCGCCTCTCTGCTGAAGGAGGAGATAAGGCTCTGCATAAGATGGGTCCAAGTGGGGGCAAAGCCAAGGTACTGGGTGGGACTGGCAGTGGAGGCAAGAGCTCAGCAGGGAGTGGGAGCAAACGCCGGCTAAGCAGTGAAGACAGCTCCCTGGAACCAGATCTGGCAGAGATGAGCCTGGATGACAGCAGCCTGGCCCTGGGTGCAGAGGCCAGCACCTTTGGTGGATTCCCTGAGAGCCCTCCACCCTGCCCTCCCTCGGTTGGCTCCAGAGGACCTTCTACCTTTCTTCCCGAGCCCCCAGATACTTATGAGGAAGATGCTGGTGTATACTTCTCAGAAGGGCCTGAGCCTCCCACAGCCTCTGCAGGCCACCCCGGCCTGCTGTCTGGGGAGGTCTGTACCCGAGATGACCTCCCTTCCACAGACGACAGTGGCAGTGGGCTACACAAAACCAAAGAGGCAGCTCCTGCAGTTGGAGAGGACGATGATGACTACCAAGCATATTACCTGAATGCCCAGGACGGGGCTGGAGGCGAGGAGGAGAAGGCTGAGGGCGGGACTGGGGAGGAGCATGACCTGTTTGCTGGTTTGAAGCCACTGGAACAGGAGAGCCGAATGGAG GTGTTATTTGCCTGCGCTGAGGCCCTGCATGCCCATGGCTACAGCAATGAGGCCTCCCGCCTCACTGTGGAGCTTGCCCAGGACCTGCTAGCCAACCCACCTGACCTCAAGGTAGAGCCGCCCCCTGCCAAG GGCAAGAAAAACAAGGTATCTACAAGCCGTCAGACCTGGGTGGCTACCAACACTCTGACCAAAGCAGCTTTCCTGTTGACAGTGCTTAGTGAGCGCCCCGAGCACCACAACCTGGCCTTCCGAGTCGGCATGTTTGCGTTGGAGCTACAGCGGCCTCCTGCTTCAACCAAGgccttggag GTAAAGTTGGCATATCAGGAATCTGAGGTAGCTGCTCTGCTTAAGAAGATCCCGCGGGGTCCCAGTGAAATGAGCACCATTCGGTGCCGGGCAGAAGAACTTCGGGAGGGCACGCTGTGTGATTATCGGCCTGTCTTGCCCCTCATGTTGGCCAGTTTCATCTTTGATGTTCTCTGTGCTCCAG TGGTTTCTCTCACGGGTTCCCGGCCTCCAAGTCGAAACTGGAATAACGAGATGCCTGGAGACGAGGAGCTAGGATTTGAAGCAGCAGTCGCTGCCTTGG GCATGAAGACAACAGTGAGTGAGGCAGAACATCCCCTTCTATGTGAAGGCACACGTCGGGAGAAGGGTGACCTGGCCTTAGCACTCATGATCACTTACAAGGACGACCAGGCCAAGCTCAAGAAG ATTCTAGACAAACTCTTGGACCGAGAAAGCCAGACACATAAGCCACAGACTCTGAGTTCTTTCTACTCATCTAGCCGTCCAGCCACAGCCAACCAGAGATCTCCTTCAAAGCATGGGGCCCCATCTGCCCCTGGGGCCCTGCAGCCACTGACTTCAAGCTCTGCTGGGCCTGCTCAGCCAGGGACTGTGGCAGGGGCTGGGCCAGGTCCCACTGagggcttcacagagaagaaTGTGCCTG aaAGCTCCCCACATTCCCCCTGTGAAGGTCTCCCACCTGAGGCAGCTTTGACTCCACGGCCAGAGGGGAAGGTTCCTAGCCGCCTAGCACTTGGCAGTCGTGGAGGCTATAATGGTCGAGGTTGGGGCTCCCCAGGGCGGcccaaaaagaaacacacag GCATGGCCAGCATTGACAGCAGTGCTCCTGAGACCACATCGGACAGCTCTCCCACCTTAAGCCGAAGGCCACTTCGAGGGGGCTGGGCCCCTACTTCCTGGGGTCGAGGACAAGACAGTGACAGCATTAGCAGCTCTTCCTCAGACTCTCTGGGCTCCTCATCCTCCAGTGGAAGCCGTCGGGCGAGTGCCAGTGGAGGGGCCCGGGCAAAGACAGTTGAAGTTGGCAG GTGTTATAAAGGCCGCCGCCCTGAGAGTCATGCCCCCCACGTACCCAATCAGCCGTCAGAGGCAGCTGCACACTTCTACTTTGAATTGGCGAAGACAGTTCTGATAAAGGCAGGGGGCAACAGCAGCACCTCCATTTTCACACATCCATCTTCCTCAGGAGGCCACCAGGGTCCTCACCGCAACCTGCACCTTTGCGCCTTTGAGATTGGGCTTTATGCCCTAGGCCTGCATAACTTTGTTTCTCCTAACTGGCTCTCTCGCACCTATTCTTCCCATGTGTCCTGGATTACAG GGCAGGCAATGGAGATTGGCAGTGCAGCCTTGACTATACTGGTAGAATGCTGGGATGGGCACCTGACACCCCCTGAGGTCGCATCGCTGGCTGACAGAGCGTCACGGGCACGAGACTCCAACATGGTGAGGGCAGCGGCAGAGCTGGCTCTAAGCTGCCTGCCTCATGCCCATGCACTGAACCCCAATGAAATTCAGCGAGCCTTGGTGCAGTGCAAGGAACAG GACAACCTGATGTTGGAGAAGGCCTGCATGGCAGTGGAAGAGGCAGCCAAGGGTGGGGGCGTGTACCCTGAAGTGCTGTTTGAGGTTGCTCATCAGTGGTTCTGGCTTTATGAGGAGACAGCGGGCGGCTCGTCCACAGCCCGTGAAGGGGCTACAAGCTGTAGTGGCAGTGGGATGAGGGCTGCTGGAGAGGCTGGGCGGGGACTCTCTGAGGGTAGGGGTGCCCCAGGGACTGAGCCTGTTACGGTGGCTGCAGCAGCAGTGACAGCAGCAGCCACAGTGGTTCCAGTCATCTCAGTGGGGTCCAGTTTATATCCAGGTCCAGGACTGGGGCATGGTCATTCCCCTGGCCTGCACCCCTACActgctctccagccccacctgccCTGCAGCCCTCAGTACCTCACCCACCCAGCTCACCCTACCCACCCTATGCCTCATATGCCCCGGCCTGCCGTCTTCCCTGTGCCCAGCTCTGCATACCCACAG GGTGTGCATCCTGCATTCCTGGGGGCTCAATACCCTTACTCAGTGACTCCTCCCTCGCTTGCTGCCACTGCTGTATCTTTCCCTGTCCCTTCCATGGCTCCCATCACAGTCCATCCTTACCACACAGAGCCAGGGCTCCCACTGCCCACCAGTGTGGCTT TGAGCAGTGTCCATCCAGCATCCACATTTCCAGCCATCCAGGGTGCCTCACTGCCTGCTCTGACCACACAGCCCAGCTCTCTGGTAAGCGGAGGTTTTCCACCACCCGAAGAGGAGACGCACAGTCAACCAGTCAATCCACACAGCCTGCACCACCTGCATGCTGCTTACCGTGTTG GGATGCTGGCACTGGAGATGCTAGGTCGCCGGGCACACAACGATCACCCCAACAACTTCTCCCGATCCCCCCCATACACTGATGATGTCAAATGGTTGCTGGGGCTGGCAGCAAAGCTGG gAGTGAACTACGTGCACCAGTTCTGTGTGGGGGCAGCCAAGGGGGTGCTGAGCCCGTTTGTGCTGCAGGAGATCGTCATGGAGACGCTGCAGCGGCTGAACCCCATTCATGCCCACAACCATCTTCGAGCCCCGGCCTTCCACCAGCTGGTGCAGCGCTGTCAGCAGGCGTACATGCAG TACATCCATCACCGCTTAATCCACCTGACCCCTGCCGACTACGACGACTTTGTGAGTGCGATCCGCAGCGCCCGCAGCGCCTTCTGCCTGACACCCATGGGCATGATGCAGTTCAACGACATCCTGCAGAACCTCAAGCGCAGCAAGCAGACCAAGGAGCTGTGGCAGCGGGTCTCTCTGGAGATAACCACCTTCTCTCCCTGA